DNA from Alnus glutinosa chromosome 2, dhAlnGlut1.1, whole genome shotgun sequence:
ACTCCATATATTTAACATTTCATGTCACATTCaacaattaacttttttttgatTGTTAATTGTTAACTAATAGTTAGTTGTTAACTAATAGTTAATTAGTTAACAATTAACTAATACCCATATATACGAAGTCGACTCCTATGACATGGACAACATAAACAAAtgtcatttataatttttttttttttttttaaaaaaaaaaacttgcattAAAATATACAGTAAGTtatcaaatatgaaaaacataaaatagtaaattccttttttctgaaatttcttctCTAGAGAGAAAAATGGTGTTGGACTTTACAAACTACACTACTACAGTATTCAGGATTTAATGGAAGGATTGAATACATTCTCTTCTTTAAAATGTTTATACATTTAAAGAAGAATggaaaattagaaagaaagaaaaaataaatgatcttTAGGTTTTGATCCTTCGGTTTCCAAAAAGAACCTGGttttaaacactttaaaaaTCAATCGATCTCTCCATCAAGTTTTCTATCCAAATAGCTGACATAGCAGAAATTCCATCAACAAATTACTAAGTCACTCATgtcaaattataattatatctttaaaaataaaatttcactaAAAGTAAAAGAGTTTTTTAAATATGTTTATTGGTggaggccgaaccacctccacAGATGGGGTGGAGTGGCTGCCACCAACACAGAGACgggggtggaggtggaggtaTTGGTCTTTCTCACAATGGCTTACAGTTACACCCACAGAGGGATATATTGTAATTTCACATTCTGTGATTTGGTAAGTTGCTTGCAAAGTTCTGTCAATTTAAACCGAATAACTATAGAGGGATTGATCTTGAAAGTATTGAAATTTTGacgactgattttttttttttttaaataaaatatagggACCAATTTTTAGACGGATCAATCGACTAAGAATAATCCTACTCTTCACACTTATTTCACATCGACTGGCTTGTCATGTTTTAAGCggctttcattttattttgttttgtttttaagttgcGACACAAAACTATTTCAAACATGCCGCATCAGCCGGTGTGAGTGTGAAGAGTAATATTACTTATCGATCAATTACTTATTTTCCCTAAAAAGAAATTCACAAGGAATATCATCCTATATTGGATTGGCAATATTCTTTCATTGTTTTTGTCAGCCATTACTTCTTACGTTATCTTGGACGCATTCAAGGTTTTCATCTATACTTACACACCCACACTGGCAAATGACGAAAAGAaactcgagagagagagagagagagagagatgtacgTTACAAGGCATCTTTCAGAGTACAGAAGAAACCCCAGCGAGCTCTCAACACCAGCACCTAGTGGTCCTAATTCAGGTTATATGGTCATCATGGACAACGAACTAGAGCAAGAGGAAACAAGTACTGTTGGGGCCTTTGCTATTCAACAAGTGTGAAAAAGTTTCCTTTTCCACAAAATAAGATCCTGAATGTCCTTGAGTTAGCAGGAGAAATAGAACATGATGTCTTGTTCATCCCAGTTCTTGATGAGCCCCTATCCTCTAACCTTTACTATGTTATCCATGCAAAAGGCCGCTACAGAGGGTATGGTCACTGTACTCTGCTTTTTTAAGCTCCATTGTTTGTTCCACCACAATAATGATAATACtaatatgtattatttttaaaattcctTGATGTCTCCTAGAAAGCTAATTAGTTATCAAGATATAATAGGGTTAAAAAACCCGCTGATTTTGCAGGCTAGCATGCAGGTGCTCAAGCGAAGAGGACAGACAGCTCAACTGTTGCTTTCAAAGTAGTATACAAGATGTGGAACCAAAAACTTTCGACTATAGAGACATATACCGACGGATAGAAATCCGTAACGACGAGTCCGACTACGGTGATTTTTATGCGAAATCTGTAGCTCCCGACTAtttccctccagggtttttaaGGAGAAAATACTGGCAAATTACATACACAAGCCCTGTTTCTTATCTACTTGAGGATGCTCCGGGCCTCAATTCCTCACTTCGAATGAGCATTCCAGAATTTGACTTCCCAGTAAGTAACAAGCGCTCACCACCTATTAACATAGGGGAATGGTATTCtccatttatatttataaaggaGGAAGGTAGTGTGAAGATTCAAATGAAGAAAGCTTTGTTCTACAAGGTAACGTTAGAGCAATACTGGGAGGAGATTCATTCACAAGAGAATCATGGTGGTGCTGGCAATATTGTTACTGTGAACACAAATGTGGAAAGGGAAGTGTATGGCCTGGCTGGCGTGAAAGCTGTGAAGGATAATGGCTCTGCTAATGGTGTTGATGGTTGTATTTGGTTTAGAGTGCATAATCAGAAGACTGGGGGCGTGGGTTTGAGTCCAGCCGTTCTAGATAGAATGAGATGGATTCAAAAGGAAGGAGGGTGGGTGGATGGGGAAGATAGCAGTGAGAGGGTGGAGAGAGTAGAGGAGATTAAGAGTGATGGTGGGTGGAGGAgatttggttgttttgtgttggTGGAGAGTTTTGTTTTCAGGAGAATGGATAGAAGTTTGGTGCTTAATTGTGATTTCAGGCACACCCAATGGATTAAATGCAAATGGGACTGAATGAACCTACCTAGCATACAAGAACGAGGGATATCTATGAGTTGTTGGTCGATGGATGCATGATACCTATAAAAATGTTTCCTAATGTACTGCACATCATTTTATGACATTCCAAATACCTATAACGAAGTCTTGGATGTATTTTGCAATGGTTATTATGCAATATAGCAGTTGTAGTAAATGCATTATTTTAGCAATATCACCAACAATAACGGAAACATATTGCAACAATAGCTAGAATCTGAATACCAAAAGAATTTCTtcattgataaaataaaaaagaaaactgttCCATGCCAACTGAATGCAGCAAGGTTTCAAAACTATACAGCAATATATGAGTTCAGATTCTGGGGTCACATCAAAGCTGAAAACCTAAGAACAAACTCATTCTATGACCTGATAACTGACCATTCTGGCCATACATGGAACGGGAAACGGACATTGATgtttaacatttctcaaaaagtgtaggatttcaATAAGACTCAAACGTGATCATCTACTCTCCAATAGCCTCAGAAAAAAATAGTACTGACAGCGGTACAGTCAGAAGCCAATGCATGAGGTCCGTAAGGAGAACAACTCACAGCATAGgaaataaatgaacaaagctCAAAAGCCGAGTTTGATGTTGCTGAATTACCCCAGTTTAGCCTTGGAACCCCTTTTCCCAGCAAATCCACTTGCAGAAAGTAGCCTTGACAGAAAGCCCCGGTTGCTGTTGTGATCATCCTTGTCATTGGAATTGCTTAAATTGCTTATGAGAGACCAGTGTGTCTCAAAGTCTGGCTCATAACCCCTTTGTTGCATCACTTGCATGAGCTCCGATGCCTTTTTGAGATTGTTTTCTAAGCGATACCTATTAACTACGGTGCAGTACATCTCCCTTGTTGGATTTTCACCAACATGAAGCatagaaattagaaaattttcAGCTTCTGCAGTTCGCCCATTTTGGCAGAAGGCTTGGATGAGCATGCCCGAAGTGTTAATGCTCGGTTTAAGATCCCTATATGACATCTCAGTATAAAAAATCATAGCTTCATCCAATCTATTCCAGGTACAGAAACCTTGAATTACTAAATCATAACTAGTAGAATTTGGAACATTTCCTTTCTTCAACATTATGTTCAGAAGACTAACTGCCTTGTTCAGTCTCCCATAACAACAAAAGCGCTTAATTAGATTATCGTAATTAATATTGTCAGGAATTAGACATTTCTCTACCATCCTGTCCAACAGATCTTCTGCTTCTTGAAGCTTACCATGAGAAAGAAGGCCCTCAACAATTGCATTTTGAACGATTGAACCATGAACCCAGCCTCTTAATTCCATTTCTTGACTCAACTCTAAGGCTTTTCCAAGCTCCCCAACATTACACAGGCTGGTTATTACTGTTCTCAAGCACCGATTACTTGGCCTAAGTTCATTAGAAATCATACTAGACAGATATTGCGCAGTACTTGATACATCTTTACACTGAAAAAACCCgtatacaagaaaattataaGTGACTTCATTGGGTAGCAGTTCCTTCTCTTGCAATTCATCTAATATTTTCTTGACAAGTGAACTGTTtcttgttttgaaaagagagaaTATCAGAATGTTGTAGATGATGAGGTCATGAGACTTGCTTTGTCCAAGCATTAGCTCCTTCAAATTCTTAGCATAAAGGACTCTACCCTCCAAAAACATCAAGCACACCAAATTCCGGTAACTTGAGATTGAGAGGCTTAAACCTTTTCTGATAATAACACCAAGCAACTCCCCAACTCTCAGCAAGTTTTTCACTTGACAATGCCCTTGGACCAGCATGTTACAAATTTCTGCATCCAGAACTAGCCCCTTCAACAACATATCCTGGAACAGAGTGGCTGCTTCTTGAATGTTTCCTGTCATACAATACCCTTTTACTAGCGCGCACTGTAAGGAAAATGAATCTGAACACTGCTCTCTTAAACCAATCTCTTTTAAGGCAACAGCTTCTTCATATCTGCCAGCCTTACACAGCTGAGGAATTAGTAAAACAGAAACATCCAAGCATGGGGCCAAATTTTCAGCCAGCATACTGTCCAATATTGTAAAGACTACCGAGAACTTTTTCTCCTTACATAATCCTCTTACTACATGGCTATAGGCTATGCGATCCAAGACACAACCACGACTTAGAAGTTCATCCAACAATATATGTGCCACTCTTGCAAATCCGGTAACACAAAGCTTTTCAAGGAAAACAGAGAAGATATCTAACCCTAAGTTAGGGTTATAAAACAGCATACATTCAAGAAGCTGCAATGCTTCCTCAAGCATTTCTTGCTGGCAAAGACATTCTACAAGAGCTTTAAAATCCTCCAACCCTGGTAACCATTTGTTTCTTTGAGCAATTTCCCAGCAACCATGAAGGTCCTTCAATTTCCCTTTCTTGCATAAACCCATTATTAGAGTGGTGTAGGTCTCATTCTTGACAACTAAATGTTGTTGGAGCATCCCATCCAATATTATTTTCCCACTGTATGTCAGTCCTTTCTTGCTGAATGCTTGGACAAGCAAATTGAGAGTTTCTTGGTCTAGCTGATTAGCCAACTCTGGCATTTTCTCCAAAAGCTTGGTGACTGCCTTGATATGGGAACGGGATGAACAAAGCCTTTCCACTAATATTGAGATGACAGACAAAGACAATTTTTGTCCCCACCGATCCACTTCATCGACCAGTACCAATGCCATTCTAAAATTTCCATCACCACATTGCTCCATTACAAGTGAGTTAAAATCAGGTATCATGGAATCTTCAAGAACCCTGGTGACCGTCTTCTCATACTCATCCAGGTCCGTATCTAAATAAAGACCATTCCCAAGATTATCGAAAAACTGTGTCTTAGAATATCCCACATCATTGTCCCTTTTCAACCTCACAGTTAACGGATTGAGCCCCAAGACCATAAATGTTTTGGAAAGCGGATCCTCCAACGAAGAGAGCTGAATAAAACCACGGCTGGCCATCTCGCAAACTATCCTTTTCACTTCCTGAAATTGTCTAGCTTTACAAAATCCTGCTAATAGTACTTTAAAAGTTGATGTATCAGGTGGTGTCCCCTGATCCACCATTTCATCAAGAATGTCCTGGGCCTGCTTCCACAGACCTTCCATAAACACCCCACTGATAAGAGCATTATAGGAAAACATATGCGGTTTCAGGCATTTAGACAACATTTCTGACAAATAAATGAAAGCATTTTTCAGTTTCCCTTCATGACAACTCCAACCAATTAAAATCCCAAAGGTTATTTCATCAGGATTGAAACCCAAATATTTCAATTCTCGCAAAAATGAGACTGCCCTTTTGGTGCCAAAATAGCAACATACACAATGTATAATCTTATTACCAGCAATAACAGTTGGAGCACACTTTGTGTCAGCAAAGAAACTCAGCAGATCCTCAAAGTCCTTCTTCTCACAGTACCCACGAGCAATTTCATTAATAACTAAGCTGCTAGGATTCAAACCAGAAACCAGAGCCTTCTTGACAAGATTTCTTCCTTCCTGAATCTTTCCATCTCTACAAAGCAGTCTAATGACATTCTCAAAACTAGACTTCTCGGCATCACTAAAACTAATATTCATCTCAACTATATCCCAACAAACTCGAAACGCcaataaagttttcttcttttgaacCAAGAGATCAAGAAGAACACGACAGCATCTCATCGATGGCACTAAACCTCGCTTGCTCATTCGATCATACACCGAAATGGCTCTTTCTAATTGACCATAACCAACATACCCTTCAATCAAATCACCGAAAATTTCATTACTATCCAATGAAATTCCTTGAATCTCAATTGTAGAGAGCAAGAATTCAGCTTCTTTAAGCATCCCCACTCGGACGAGAAGCGAGGCCATGACCTCGCACGACAGTGGGAGATGCTTAAAACCCTTATCTTGTTCATTAGCCCACTTGAAAATCTCCCACAAAGACTCGACCTTCCTAGCTCCAATCCCAACTTTCCCACTCTCAAATTGGAAACCTAGTAATATTTCAAGCACATCTTTGGGTTTCAGCGCCGAAACCCTCAAAAATTTACGCGCGTCATCAGGCACTATATTGGATATATCTAAAAGGAGGTCCTTGATAGAGGCATTACCGGAGTCTTTgcctttcttcttctccaaaAAATGGGAACATCTGAATATGACAGATTGTGCAAGGCCAGTGAAGTTTATAGAACGTAAATCCAAGTGGGTGGTGTTATTTTTGCGTCTTGAAGTTGATGGTAATGATGGGTCAGTGAGAGAAGTGGTGGTGGTCGTGGCGGAGAAAGAACGAACCTGTTTGACGTGGGGTCTCTGAGAATGGAGGGTGGATAGGAATTTGAGCATGTGACTGTGGAGAGctctggtggtggtggtggggagTCTTGGTCTCATCTATGTAGCGCTGCATAGTTTCCGGCATAAGTGAAACTGAAACGCAATTGCGTCTCACATAAAATAGGTATGTCTATTCTGCATATAGCAGTGGTATATTGTTTGTGATTAAACATGAAAATGATACTTGTTTCTAAAAATTGGCAAAAATTCATGTcagcaattttaaaaaattgacatgtgtcttacgcacaattaaaaacaaaaatataaggacataaaagaaaataaaaaataaaaactaaaaagcaaaaggaaaaaccaTCAATTCGGACCatttgtaaaatataatttttacggCCTTCAATAAGaatttgacacatcatttaaaagatACTAGAGCCTAAAACACCGGATCATCACTTTACTTATTTCCTTCTAACCCTAGTAAAGCAACCCGCAAACCACCCCACCTCTCCCAGTTGGACGCCATCGCCTCACTGTTATGAACCTACTTTGAAAACATTCTGAACATTCTCGATCTCGGACAACTGGGCACACAACACGCACCTCTCCCAGCCGAACGCCATCGTTGAAATCCACAAGTCACTGCCGAAGTCTACAGCCGAAATCCGCCCAATTTCAGatagatgagagagagagagagcttgggTCCGTGATGGTTGATGGTTGCTTGCACCATCCCGTGGTAGTTCCAACCATCGTTCGACGGAGGAGAGAGTGACACCAATTGTGAGTGAGATTGAAAGTAGAGGAAGTAGAAAACCCAAGCAAGATAAGGATTTCCCCTTTGATTGTTTCAATTGGGTTTCTATGAGTTTTGTTGATTGTTGTTGTTGAGATGGGGTTCATGGTTGATTGTAGGGTGGCTGATTTGGGGGACTATGATACTTTACCTGTTACTTAGAGATGACCGAATGGGGTGAGAAATCTTAgattgattttcttgtttggttggGTTGTTCTTCTATGAGGTTCACAACAATGGAAAATGGTTTTACCATTGTTGTCTGCAAGTtgagagaaagatagagagagaataACCAGACTTGCAACAAGCAACAAGGGATAGTGGCTCTTGCCTAGATCTGGCCAAAACAGTGGTGGGTCGGGggtcaagaaaaagaagaaagagttgGCCGCGGAGAGGGTGGAGCCGGCCGCTGCAGTTGCCGGTGGTTGAGAATGGGCCATGAGTGTTCATATCCAGCTAGACCATGAAgggaaaaagatgaaaatgtcCCAactcattgatggattggctgCTTTCATCCTTATTCTATATGGTGTTTTTAGCTGATGTGTCAAAACTTGATTGAAGGCCGTAAAATGGGGTTTTACATAGTCTGGATAGAAGGGgctcttaaaacaaaaacaaaaacaaaaaacaaaaggtagTTCGGCCACTCCCAGGCTATGAAATCCCACATATGTAACCAATttggttccaaaaaaaaaaatctaacaaatcaagaaaaaaaaattgaggggggCGTCAACCATTAATATTGAGAGTAATTGAATGCATACACGGAAGCTTTTCTTCTCTATAgctttctagagagagaaaatctCTGTTTTCTCGTTGTGAGAAAGTTTTCTCTATGAACTCCCTTACCTTTATTTTCGCACTCATCTTACCTGCGCCGCTACGCATAGGTTTCACACGCCTCCATATTGTTCCCATACCCATTGGAGCTACGAATTAGCTtctttgttattgttgttgttgttgttgttttttaaattttaattttttaatgtgggTTACAGTCTATCCTATGGAGACAAAATAAACAGTGGTCCCTTAAgcttcaacaattggacacccTCTTGCGGGGTTATGGAAAGGAACTCCTTGCATCGGATCTAGATTTGATATTTACAGTACTTCCCTCTTATTGCAATCTCCATCTCTGCTGGTTGCCGTTGGAGAAGACCTTTCAAGCAGGCTCCTCTTTAGTCTGCATATGAAACCGGCCAATATTGTCCCTTTCATGGCTTTTATACCAAGAAAAATATTGGATTGAGTCGATTTTTGACCCATTTACAGTTATTTAATTTGGTTGTATTTTATCCAAATAATGTATGCACTATTTAGGCCTTTGTTGGCAAacactcctctttttttttctttttttctttttttttttaatgtcaatAATGCAAAAGGTGGATCAACGGTCGCAGCCAATTGCGTGAAGTTTCTTCAGCCACTAGGGTGAAGTTTCTTGAAAAGAAGGGGACAATAAAGTGAGCATTATCTTAGTTGCTTTATTTCCCTTAACTAAATTAATTCAAACTGCATCACTTCATTCCTTATATTATAACGGGGTGAAAATTgttaccttttttatttatttgttttttttttttccacttttgaAGAGTCAAATATGCTTATTTTTCAATCAaccaaaatacaatttttaatttaaagccTTTTTACGACGCAAGACCGGATGAAAATATACTCGACTCTTGTCGATAACATTTCACTTTATaatcatcatcatttttttacaccgttttattaaaaaaatagcatAAACTCACACCATTTAAAAatctacgatttgaaaaaaaaattgtaggaaatCTTTATCGGTTTCGCAATTGGCAAAAATCTTAGGGTGCATGTTTTCGTTTTGGATTAGAATCCACTTAAATTATTTGCCCGAATTTATGAGAATTTGGACAAGTGGTCATAAGAGATCACTTATGGGACTcgcctgaccaaataaaaattaagttgtccaaccacttataagtctctcacaatcacatgcatgaattttcttaaattcaaacaaataatttgagataattttcaTCGGTTGGTTCTACTCTCCAAAGTACAAAAACACATTCATCACGAAATAATAAATGTATATAGCGTTGGTTTAATCACAATATCAATATCATTATCTCTAAAGGCACCCCACTTGGAATTCTTAACTCATAAGGAATCAATCTGATAAACCCCCTCccccaccttcttcttcttccatcgagagagagagagagagagagatgtacgTGACAAGGCCTCTTTCAATGTACCGGGAATCTCCGAGCACCCTTTCAATGGAGCCACCTGATGCTCCGTATTCTGGTTATCTTGTAATTACTGATGAAGAGGCAGAAGCACAAGATTCATTTTGTTGGGGTATATGCAAGCGCAAGAAAGTTAAGAAGCTGCCATTTCCTCAAGATAAGTTCCTGACCATTTTTCATTCATCCGAGTATGGAGAAACAAAAGCCACTAAGGTTTGGCTTCTCCCAGTTCTTGATAAGCCTCTGTCTACTAACAGGTACTATGTTATCAGGGCAAAAGGCAAGTACAAAGGGTATGTATGCTTTCTAGTCTCTAGTATCTGCTCCTACACACAATATTCTCTGTTTCAAAGCTCAAAAATGTTCTGTTAAGTTAATTTTGTCAATCTTGCAGGAAAGCATGCAGATGTTCAAGAGCGGAGGACGTCATGGCATGTTGCTTCCGTGACATCTTGATGGAGAAAAAGCCAAAACCTTTTGATATCAGTGACCTCTACCAACAATTCAAGATTCATACCCATCAAAGCGGTGGCTTCTTTGCCAAGTCTATAGCGCCTGATGGCATCCCTCCAAAGCTTCTAAGAAGAAAGGGATGGAAAGTTCGCAGCTCGACTACTTTTTATGATCGGCTACGATTAGGTGAAGCTCTAGGCCTTGACGCCTCCCTTCGAGCACTTCTCCCGGATTTCAATTTTCCCATCTTTAGAAGGCGGTCAGCTTCTGTTGCCGTGGGGAAATGGTTCTGTCCGTTTATATTTGTGAGAGAGAAAGCACGACCAAAGCAACAAATGAAGAAGTCAATGTTTTATACCATGACTCTTGAGCAGAAGTGGGAAGAAATTTACTCCTGTGGGAATGTTAATGGCGAAGACAATGTTGTCATTGTGGATGTAGATGTGCAAAGAGAAGTCACTTTTGTTGCTGGCAAGGAAGCCATGAGAGATGACAGAAATGGTCATAATAATGGGTTCGTTTGGTTTAAGGTACATAACCCAAATGGCAGGGGAGGGGGGGTGGGAGTGGGACTAAGTTCAGCAATTGTGGAGAATATCAGATGggtggaagaagcaggagggtGGGTTAATGGGGCAGAAAGAGAAGTTAGAGTGGAGAGGGTTGAACAAATTACA
Protein-coding regions in this window:
- the LOC133859163 gene encoding pentatricopeptide repeat-containing protein At5g15280, mitochondrial, whose product is MRPRLPTTTTRALHSHMLKFLSTLHSQRPHVKQVRSFSATTTTTSLTDPSLPSTSRRKNNTTHLDLRSINFTGLAQSVIFRCSHFLEKKKGKDSGNASIKDLLLDISNIVPDDARKFLRVSALKPKDVLEILLGFQFESGKVGIGARKVESLWEIFKWANEQDKGFKHLPLSCEVMASLLVRVGMLKEAEFLLSTIEIQGISLDSNEIFGDLIEGYVGYGQLERAISVYDRMSKRGLVPSMRCCRVLLDLLVQKKKTLLAFRVCWDIVEMNISFSDAEKSSFENVIRLLCRDGKIQEGRNLVKKALVSGLNPSSLVINEIARGYCEKKDFEDLLSFFADTKCAPTVIAGNKIIHCVCCYFGTKRAVSFLRELKYLGFNPDEITFGILIGWSCHEGKLKNAFIYLSEMLSKCLKPHMFSYNALISGVFMEGLWKQAQDILDEMVDQGTPPDTSTFKVLLAGFCKARQFQEVKRIVCEMASRGFIQLSSLEDPLSKTFMVLGLNPLTVRLKRDNDVGYSKTQFFDNLGNGLYLDTDLDEYEKTVTRVLEDSMIPDFNSLVMEQCGDGNFRMALVLVDEVDRWGQKLSLSVISILVERLCSSRSHIKAVTKLLEKMPELANQLDQETLNLLVQAFSKKGLTYSGKIILDGMLQQHLVVKNETYTTLIMGLCKKGKLKDLHGCWEIAQRNKWLPGLEDFKALVECLCQQEMLEEALQLLECMLFYNPNLGLDIFSVFLEKLCVTGFARVAHILLDELLSRGCVLDRIAYSHVVRGLCKEKKFSVVFTILDSMLAENLAPCLDVSVLLIPQLCKAGRYEEAVALKEIGLREQCSDSFSLQCALVKGYCMTGNIQEAATLFQDMLLKGLVLDAEICNMLVQGHCQVKNLLRVGELLGVIIRKGLSLSISSYRNLVCLMFLEGRVLYAKNLKELMLGQSKSHDLIIYNILIFSLFKTRNSSLVKKILDELQEKELLPNEVTYNFLVYGFFQCKDVSSTAQYLSSMISNELRPSNRCLRTVITSLCNVGELGKALELSQEMELRGWVHGSIVQNAIVEGLLSHGKLQEAEDLLDRMVEKCLIPDNINYDNLIKRFCCYGRLNKAVSLLNIMLKKGNVPNSTSYDLVIQGFCTWNRLDEAMIFYTEMSYRDLKPSINTSGMLIQAFCQNGRTAEAENFLISMLHVGENPTREMYCTVVNRYRLENNLKKASELMQVMQQRGYEPDFETHWSLISNLSNSNDKDDHNSNRGFLSRLLSASGFAGKRGSKAKLG
- the LOC133861083 gene encoding uncharacterized protein LOC133861083 — translated: MYVTRPLSMYRESPSTLSMEPPDAPYSGYLVITDEEAEAQDSFCWGICKRKKVKKLPFPQDKFLTIFHSSEYGETKATKVWLLPVLDKPLSTNRYYVIRAKGKYKGKACRCSRAEDVMACCFRDILMEKKPKPFDISDLYQQFKIHTHQSGGFFAKSIAPDGIPPKLLRRKGWKVRSSTTFYDRLRLGEALGLDASLRALLPDFNFPIFRRRSASVAVGKWFCPFIFVREKARPKQQMKKSMFYTMTLEQKWEEIYSCGNVNGEDNVVIVDVDVQREVTFVAGKEAMRDDRNGHNNGFVWFKVHNPNGRGGGVGVGLSSAIVENIRWVEEAGGWVNGAEREVRVERVEQITSASEWDRFGCYVLVESFVLRRMDGGLVLKWDFRHTDRIQCKWECSF